The following proteins are co-located in the Paracoccaceae bacterium Fryx2 genome:
- a CDS encoding FAD/NAD(P)-binding oxidoreductase has protein sequence MTLTDIATSRRGFLGLGFAGAALAGLGQPARAARVATRARIVIIGAGAAGTAMVNRLVDRLDGAVITVIDTRAAHLYQPGLSLVAAGLRPASYTVSKTTDWLPQGITFISESAAAIDPVAKTVGTSGGQTVAYDFLIVAPGLVLDHAAIEGFSLDLVGTNGIGALYAGPEYAAKTWAAARKFTEEGGIGLFTRPATEMKCAGAPLKHTFLIDDIASRGAGAGRYEIHYAAHNAALFSVPIVSEKVRMLFEERRIIPHYSHVLKAVDPGRKLATFATTTVDPVTRAETRADVELPYDYLHVIPPQRAPEVIRQSGLSWADKWTDQGWVEVDMKTLRHLRYPEIFALGDVAGVPKGKTAASVKWMVPVVEDHLIAAIGGREGTEVYDGYTSCPLITRVGKAMMVEFDYHNNLVPSFPGLIAPLEELWISWLMKEVALKATYNAMLRGKA, from the coding sequence ATGACCCTGACAGATATTGCCACTTCCCGCCGCGGGTTTCTGGGGCTCGGGTTCGCCGGTGCGGCCCTTGCCGGCCTTGGACAGCCCGCCCGTGCCGCCCGCGTGGCCACCCGGGCGCGCATCGTCATCATCGGGGCCGGGGCTGCGGGCACCGCGATGGTGAACCGGCTGGTTGACCGGCTGGATGGCGCCGTGATCACCGTGATCGACACGCGGGCCGCCCACCTATATCAGCCCGGCCTGTCGCTGGTGGCCGCCGGGTTGCGGCCCGCGTCCTACACGGTGTCGAAAACCACCGACTGGTTGCCGCAAGGCATCACCTTCATCAGCGAAAGTGCCGCCGCCATCGACCCGGTGGCCAAGACGGTCGGCACCTCGGGCGGCCAGACCGTCGCCTATGATTTCCTGATCGTCGCCCCCGGACTGGTGCTGGATCACGCCGCGATCGAGGGCTTCTCGCTAGACCTCGTGGGCACCAACGGCATCGGCGCGCTGTATGCGGGCCCGGAATATGCCGCGAAAACCTGGGCCGCGGCGCGGAAGTTCACCGAAGAGGGCGGCATCGGCCTGTTCACCCGCCCCGCCACCGAGATGAAATGCGCCGGAGCGCCGCTGAAGCACACCTTCCTGATCGACGACATCGCCAGCCGGGGGGCGGGGGCGGGCAGGTATGAAATCCACTATGCCGCGCACAATGCCGCGCTGTTCTCGGTGCCGATCGTGTCGGAAAAGGTGCGGATGCTGTTCGAGGAGCGCAGGATCATCCCGCATTACAGCCATGTGCTGAAGGCGGTCGATCCGGGCCGGAAGCTCGCGACCTTTGCCACCACCACCGTCGATCCCGTAACCCGGGCCGAGACCCGGGCGGACGTTGAACTGCCCTACGACTATCTGCACGTCATCCCGCCGCAGCGCGCGCCGGAGGTGATCCGCCAGTCCGGCCTGTCCTGGGCCGACAAATGGACGGATCAGGGCTGGGTCGAGGTTGACATGAAGACCCTGCGCCACCTGCGCTACCCCGAGATATTTGCGCTGGGCGACGTGGCCGGCGTGCCCAAGGGCAAGACGGCGGCATCGGTCAAGTGGATGGTGCCGGTGGTCGAGGATCACCTGATCGCGGCCATCGGGGGCCGCGAGGGGACCGAGGTCTACGACGGCTATACCTCCTGCCCGCTGATCACCCGGGTCGGCAAGGCGATGATGGTCGAATTCGACTACCACAACAACCTCGTCCCGTCCTTCCCCGGCCTCATCGCCCCGCTGGAGGAGCTGTGGATCAGTTGGCTGATGAAGGAGGTGGCCCTGAAGGCCACCTACAACGCAATGCTGCGCGGCAAGGCATAG
- a CDS encoding DUF5368 domain-containing protein, whose amino-acid sequence MKELTFGTLIAVFEEIFGRGLFWAMVAAAAIVTLAYLFVLVRDRSMSMRKFLVAQLSMPFGAVAAVLFVQAMTHSHLRDIGGPIDAIVLLGLAAMGAIGAAILVYTAQSLFLRKDGA is encoded by the coding sequence ATGAAAGAGCTGACATTCGGAACCCTGATTGCGGTGTTCGAGGAAATCTTCGGCCGTGGCCTGTTCTGGGCCATGGTGGCGGCTGCCGCCATTGTCACGCTGGCCTATCTTTTCGTGCTGGTGCGCGACCGGTCGATGTCGATGCGCAAGTTCCTCGTGGCGCAGCTTTCGATGCCCTTTGGCGCCGTGGCGGCCGTGCTGTTCGTGCAGGCGATGACCCATTCGCACCTGCGCGACATCGGCGGGCCGATCGATGCCATCGTGCTGCTGGGCTTGGCCGCGATGGGGGCCATCGGGGCCGCCATTCTGGTCTACACCGCGCAATCGCTGTTCCTGCGCAAGGACGGCGCCTGA